The Deltaproteobacteria bacterium genome includes the window TGATGCGGTGCTGGAGTTCATCGATCAACAATACATGGTAGGCATCGGGGTGGTCGTTCAAAATGTACTGACTCCCCCTTCCGAGCAAAACCACATCGCCCTCATCGGCCATTTTAGCGATGATCAAAACCAGGTAATCGAGATAGATTCGTTCATCCAGATACCCGCGTTCATCCTTCAGGATGCGGTCAATCCACCGTTGGGACACCATGCTGGAAATGACGCGGGAAAGTTTCGTACCGGCTTCTTTTTCGAACGATTCGACCCACTGGGGGGACACGTTGGCTTCCTGGGCGATTTGCTGAATGATATCGCTGTCAGCAAAGGTGTAATCCAATTCGTTGGCAATCATTTTACCAAGGGTTTTTCCCCCTGCCCCGAATTGCCTGGATATGGTAATTACGGCCATGGCTGTCTCCTTGTCACTTCACTTTCCGGATTTGGATTAAACCTCAAATCTGAGGTAAACACGCTATTCAACCCTCTGCAGGGAATACGGATGCTGTCGCGGCCCATCACTTGCCCGGCGGAACCAGCAGGGTCGGAAAGGCCGAGTTTTCAGCCAGCTTCCGGGGGGTGCTGCCGACAAACCGTTCCCTCCAGGAGTCTTTGGAGGAAGTCCCCGCTATGATCATGGTTGCGTTGAATTCCCTGGCTGCATTTTCAATCTCTTGAACCGGGCTCCCAACGTACACACTGGGCGCGGCATCGATTCCATGAGAGATCAGCACGTCACAGATCTCCTCGAGTTTCTTGCGGCTCTCCTTACGCGTTCGTTGAATGGCCATGGCCGACGGCTCCTTGAGCAGCTTTGGTTCGGCCACATTGATAACGTTGACTTTTTCAACAACCTTGCCCAATTTTTTAAGGTATTCGACGGCTTGGTTGGACGTTTGGGAAAAAGAGGTGGCTAAAAGCGGCCTTTCGAAGGGCTTCTCGGCGCCGGCCTCCGGGCTTGCTTTGTATTTGTACACGAGTACCGGTGTGTCGGACCTTCTGATGATTTCAATGATGTCTGAAGGCGCGTAAAACTGTTCAAATCTCCCCTTTTTCAGATTGCCGATAACCACGAGATCGATGCCTTCGTTTTCGATGGCCATGATCACCTTCTGCACCAGCCCGCCCACAACGATGTAGGCACCGACCTCTATTCCCTGTTCGAAAAGGTTTTCCGCCCAGTTGATGAAGCGGATATTGGCCATTTCCCTCAAGCGGATCTCTTCCTTTTTCTCGTAGCCCTTGCCGCGGCGCATGGCCACTTTATCGCGCTGAATGACGTTGAGAAAAACGACATGGTTCATGGAGGCCTTTCGCAGGTCCATCAACGATTCCAGTGCATCGAACCACAGATCTTCGAATTTTGTAACGAACAGGACTTTTTCAATATTCATTGGGTTGCAACCCTTTTACGTATGTCTTGGGCGATTGAAAAAATCACAGGCCGCCTGACGGCATTTTACGAATTCAGCCTGACGTCGGGCCACAAACATCAATCGAGAAATTTTTTTATGGCGGCTGTCAACACTTCCGGTTCGACCGGTTTTTCCAGGTAGACTTCCGGTTCCGGAACGACGTCTCCGCCGAATTCGGTCAGGGCTTTCTGAGACCGCAAAAAAGTTTTCTGGGCGATGCCTGAAAGTATAATGACGTTGATATCCTTGAAGGCCGCGTCGGTTTTGAGTTCACGGTAAAACCGAATGCCACTTTGCCTGGGCATCAGCACATCGAGAATGACCAGGTCGGGCTTTTCTTCCTTCAGTCTTTTCAGTCCTTCCTCACCATTGGCCGCTTCAATGGGAATAAAGCCGTTTTCTTCCACAACGGTGGTGTTGAACAGTCTCACATCGGGGTCGTCGTCGACGACAAGCACTTTTTTCTGGCTCATTGAACGTCCTCCTAAGGGCGGCCTAAACTGAGCGTTTCAACTGACGGCCTCAATTTAGGTACTGGCGTGATGTCCCGGGGCGAGAGGCATCATTTTTGTGTCGGTTCATTCCCTTGCGTCAGCGATTCGTTGCCTTTTCGTCAACCAAAAAGGGCAGCCTGATGGTGAAAGTGGTACCCTCCCCTACGGTTGACCTGACGTCTATTTCACCTTGATTCTCTTCGATAAGCTTATGGGTCACGAGCAGCCCCAAACCGGTGCCCTTGGCTCCCTTGGTGCTGAAAAATGAAGAAAACAGTTTTTCCTTGACCTCTTCGTCCATGCCGCAACCGTTGTCTTCCACTTCAAGGACGACGAAGCGTTCCTCAAGTCTAGTGCGGACATGAACCGTATGTTTTTTATCGATGCTATCGTCGAAAATACAGGCGTCGATCGCATTCCCGACTAGGTTCAGCAAGGCCCGGTGCACGGTGGTCGGATCTAAAATTACCTCACCGATCTGATCGGAAAAGTTTTTTACGATCTCGATTTCATAATCCTGGGCGTTTCCCCGGACAAGTTCGCAGACATCGTCGGCGATCTCACTGGGATTGCACGGTTTATATTCAGGCTCTCTTTCCTTGGAATATGAAAGCAGGTCCATGACCAGCTCCGAGGTCTGATCTATGTTGCGCTTTATCATATCCCATCCATTTTTTAACTTATCGACGTTATTTTTGTCAATGCCGATGTCTACGAGGTAGCGCCCACCCTTGAAGCCGTTCAGTATATTTTTTATGCCGTGGGCCATGCCGGCAACCGTCTGGCCCACCGCCGCCAGGCGTTCGGCATTGAGCAGCTCCCTCTGCAGATTTTTGATTTCCCGAATGTCCTGGAAAAAAGCCACGCTGCCCATCATCCGGCCTTTTTCGAACAGCGGCGCACAGGAGAAGTTGACCGGGATCATTTCTCCTTTTTTCGATTGTATCAGCGCCTCCTTCCAAGTGGTAAGTTCTGCCAGCCGCCTGTTTTCCACCTTTTCCTGGATGGACGTGATGAATGCTTCCGGAAGGAGGTCCCGGGCATCCATGGCGCCGACAACATCGTCAGCCGCAAAGCCAAACAGCCTTTGGGCTTCGGGGTTGTACATCACGATATTCCAGTCGGCATCCGTGGCGACAATACCATTGTTGGAGCTGTGGATCAGCTTGGCCTGGAAATTGGCCCTGCGTTTGATCTCTTCCTGAAGCGTGGCGTTCTCCATGGCCACGCCAATACGGTTGCCGGTCAGTTCGAGGATCTGTTTTTCACCCGTGTGGAACTGGCTGGAATTCCTGCTGCCGGCCCGAATGACGCCGATGGCCTTGTTTTCTTTGCCCACTAGCGGGATGTAAACCAGAGAATTCAGACCAGCCGCTTTCAAGTGCTCGATTTCGGCGTCCGTCTGGTCGTCCAGATTTTCAAAAAGTGCCAGTTTCCCGGAGCGCCCTACCTGAGAAATGCAGCTGATGCCGCTTTCCCCGTTTTCCAGATCGTCAATGCTGCAGACGGCATCCGGGGAGCCGAAACTGTACTTCAGCTGATAGGTGCCGTCCGCTTCCAGGGAAAAAACACAAATGACATCGAAGGCGAAAATGTTGGTTATCTCCTTCAGGGCTTCTTCAATTCTTCCCTGGAGGTCCAGGGGGGCGCTGAGGGTCGAATAAATGGAGCAGAGGGTGGCGAGTTCCTGGGTGTGCCGGGCCTGCTCCTGTTCGGCATGCTTCTCCTCGGTTTTGTCCCAAAGCGTTTCGATGGCACCCACCACGGTGCCGTCCGGATCGGTCAGAGGCGCGGCCGTGAAGAACAGCCACTTGCCTTCATCGCCCATGTGTTCGAAAAACTCCTCGGCTTCATAGGCACCCCGGATCAGGTCCGATTTTTTCCAACGGGTGCTGTAGTAGCGCCAGACCTCTTCTTCATTGACGCCATCGAGAACCAGGTCCGCCATGACAGGCCTTTCCTGAAGCCGGAAGGGCTTCCACTGCTTCCTGGTTCCCACCATCTCTTCAGCGGAAAACCCGGTCAGCTTTTCGCATGCCCGGTTCCAGTGGGTCACCTTGTGGTCTCTATCGATGACGAAGGTAGGGATGGTGCTGCCCTGGATGATCTGGGCCATGGCTTCTTTACTGGCCAGAAGCGCTTTGGTCTGCTGGGACAATTCCCGGTTGTGGCGGTCCAGCTCGAACTGCGCATTTTTTTCCTCGCTTTTGTCCCAGAGCGTTTCGATGGCACCGATGATTTCCCCTTCAGGGGAGCGGATCGGTGCGGCCGTAAAAAAACACCACCTGCCGTTTTCCCCCAGGTGGGGAAAGAAGATTTCGGCCTCATAGGCACCGTCGATCAGGGCCGACTTTCGCCATTTCGAACCGTACAGGTTTTTTATCTCACGTTCATCGGTCTGGTCCAAGATGACGTCGGCCATTGCCGGCCGTTCGCTGTCCCAGAACGGCATCCACTGCTTATTGGTTCCCACCATCTCCTCGCCGCGGCACCCGGTCAGGTTTTCCAGGGCTTTGTTCCAGTGAATGATGGTGTGTGTTTTGTCGATGACGAAGGTAGGGATGGTGCTGCCCTGGATGATCTGGGCCATGATTTCATGGCTGGCGGCCAGTTCCCTGGCTTTTTCCTTCAGTTCGATGTTGTGGCGCTCGCGTTCTTCCTGGGCGCGTTTTTCTGCGGTCTTATCCCATAGGGTTTCGATGGCGCCGATCACCAGTCCTTCTGCATTCTTTATGGGCGCTGCCGTAAAGAAAAGCCACTTGCCGTTCTCCCCCAGGTGGTCGAAGTACTCTTCCGCTTCGAATGCGCCTTGAATCAGTTCCGACCGATTCCATTTGGCCCCGTAATACCGCCACACCTCTTCTTCGCTGACGCCGTCGAGAATGAGATCGGCCATGATGGGCCGCTTTTCCGGCCTGAACGGTTTCCAGTGCTG containing:
- a CDS encoding PAS domain S-box protein; protein product: MTSILKNINIAIVGGGRFCKALLEALFDSENGGNGTQVLGVADPNPYAVGRLYAKKNGIFTTSDYKELYRLEGLRLIVELTKDIAVGEEIKRSKPASVQFIDFFEARALLDRLHVKNKKRDIFEKLQQHRDDFSKIEALFDEFYTFIVETSRRKDTYTLINRKEILAGERALAQIVQGSTIPTFVINKSHTVTHWNRACEKLTGYPATEIIGTRQHWKPFRPEKRPIMADLILDGVSEEEVWRYYGAKWNRSELIQGAFEAEEYFDHLGENGKWLFFTAAPIKNAEGLVIGAIETLWDKTAEKRAQEERERHNIELKEKARELAASHEIMAQIIQGSTIPTFVIDKTHTIIHWNKALENLTGCRGEEMVGTNKQWMPFWDSERPAMADVILDQTDEREIKNLYGSKWRKSALIDGAYEAEIFFPHLGENGRWCFFTAAPIRSPEGEIIGAIETLWDKSEEKNAQFELDRHNRELSQQTKALLASKEAMAQIIQGSTIPTFVIDRDHKVTHWNRACEKLTGFSAEEMVGTRKQWKPFRLQERPVMADLVLDGVNEEEVWRYYSTRWKKSDLIRGAYEAEEFFEHMGDEGKWLFFTAAPLTDPDGTVVGAIETLWDKTEEKHAEQEQARHTQELATLCSIYSTLSAPLDLQGRIEEALKEITNIFAFDVICVFSLEADGTYQLKYSFGSPDAVCSIDDLENGESGISCISQVGRSGKLALFENLDDQTDAEIEHLKAAGLNSLVYIPLVGKENKAIGVIRAGSRNSSQFHTGEKQILELTGNRIGVAMENATLQEEIKRRANFQAKLIHSSNNGIVATDADWNIVMYNPEAQRLFGFAADDVVGAMDARDLLPEAFITSIQEKVENRRLAELTTWKEALIQSKKGEMIPVNFSCAPLFEKGRMMGSVAFFQDIREIKNLQRELLNAERLAAVGQTVAGMAHGIKNILNGFKGGRYLVDIGIDKNNVDKLKNGWDMIKRNIDQTSELVMDLLSYSKEREPEYKPCNPSEIADDVCELVRGNAQDYEIEIVKNFSDQIGEVILDPTTVHRALLNLVGNAIDACIFDDSIDKKHTVHVRTRLEERFVVLEVEDNGCGMDEEVKEKLFSSFFSTKGAKGTGLGLLVTHKLIEENQGEIDVRSTVGEGTTFTIRLPFLVDEKATNR
- a CDS encoding universal stress protein, producing MNIEKVLFVTKFEDLWFDALESLMDLRKASMNHVVFLNVIQRDKVAMRRGKGYEKKEEIRLREMANIRFINWAENLFEQGIEVGAYIVVGGLVQKVIMAIENEGIDLVVIGNLKKGRFEQFYAPSDIIEIIRRSDTPVLVYKYKASPEAGAEKPFERPLLATSFSQTSNQAVEYLKKLGKVVEKVNVINVAEPKLLKEPSAMAIQRTRKESRKKLEEICDVLISHGIDAAPSVYVGSPVQEIENAAREFNATMIIAGTSSKDSWRERFVGSTPRKLAENSAFPTLLVPPGK
- a CDS encoding response regulator, with protein sequence MSQKKVLVVDDDPDVRLFNTTVVEENGFIPIEAANGEEGLKRLKEEKPDLVILDVLMPRQSGIRFYRELKTDAAFKDINVIILSGIAQKTFLRSQKALTEFGGDVVPEPEVYLEKPVEPEVLTAAIKKFLD
- a CDS encoding cytidylate kinase-like family protein; translation: MAVITISRQFGAGGKTLGKMIANELDYTFADSDIIQQIAQEANVSPQWVESFEKEAGTKLSRVISSMVSQRWIDRILKDERGYLDERIYLDYLVLIIAKMADEGDVVLLGRGSQYILNDHPDAYHVLLIDELQHRIKFIVDHYDVSEKQAARVVNNEEKRRFSLYSRLGKKDYDNPALYHLVLNMNRFTLEQACKMICDLVNN